One segment of Salvia splendens isolate huo1 chromosome 20, SspV2, whole genome shotgun sequence DNA contains the following:
- the LOC121781532 gene encoding zinc finger MYM-type protein 1-like translates to MGMVKKSYMDRYFKKLSSVDSSSVEPSLLQPQELSNEDKSKVDLEKLSIFFQDSTEMDKMLLYQGDLRCRLACEDLMNQAQHIEVSLAKQSTQSKLDYRLRLNATIISLRYLIMQGLPFRGHDESEESLNQGNFLEFLKVISSCNEEIASVVLKNAPDNLKLTSPDIQRDIINAFAVETTKATVHDMRSEFFSILVDECRDVSVKEQMGVVVRYVDKNGCVIERFLGVVHVSDTTATSLEKALDYLLSTYDLSISSLRGQGYDGASNMRGEFNGLKSLILKRNSSAYYVHCFAHQLQLTIVAVAKKHKIVGSFYNSISRLCNTVGGSCKRRDILREKQRENIIKEIASDEISTGRGLNQEMSLKRPGDTRWSSHYGTLVNLIHLYSSIVDVLEYVGENGHDYSIRAEADDVLEIINSFEFVFVLHLMKQILGITHELSQVLQKKDQDIVNAMNLVKVAKSRLQILREKDWDVLLADVSKFCSKYELDVLDMEDEFVARKKEDVELRK, encoded by the exons ATGGGGATGGTGAAGAAATC GTATATGGATCGTTATTTCAAGAAACTTTCTTCCGTtgattcttcatcagttgaaccttCACTTCTTCAACCTCAAGAATTATCGAATGAAGATAAAAGTAAGGTTGATTTAGAGAAACTTTCTATCTTTTTTCAAGACTCCACGGAAATGGACAAGATGCTTTTGTATCAGGGGGATTTACG GTGCAGATTAGCATGTGAGGATTTGATGAATCAAGCCCAACACATTGAGGTCTCTTTGGCAAAACAGTCAACACAGTCTAAGCTTGACTACCGCCTGCGATTAAATGCAACGATTATTTCTCTTCGTTATCTTATAATGCAAGGATTGCCTTTCCGCGGTCATGATGAGTCAGAAGAATCATTAAATCAAGGTAATTTTCTTGAGTTCTTGAAAGTTATTTCTTCTTGCAATGAAGAGATAGCTAGTGTTGTGCTAAAAAATGCTCCAGACAATCTCAAACTTACATCACCAGATATTCAGAGAGATATTATAAATGCATTTGCTGTTGAGACAACGAAAGCTACTGTACATGATATGAGAAGTGAATTTTTCTCCATATTAGTTGATGAGTGTCGAGATGTATCTGTCAAAGAGCAAATGGGTGTTGTGGTGCGATATGTGGACAAGAATGGATGTGTTATAGAACGTTTTCTTGGTGTTGTTCATGTTAGTGATACAACTGCAACCTCACTTGAGAAAGCACTTGATTATTTGTTATCTACTTATGATTTAAGTATATCTAGTTTGAGAGGTCAAGGATATGATGGCGCAAGCAACATGAGAGGAGAATTCAATGGGTTGAAGAGTTTGATACTCAAGAGAAATTCCAGTGCTTATTATGTACATTGCTTTGCTCATCAGCTTCAGCTCACGATTGTTGCTGTTgctaaaaaacataaaattgtcGGATCTTTTTATAATTCTATCTCTCGTTTGTGTAATACTGTTGGAGGTTCTTGTAAGCGCAGAGATATACTTCGGGAGAAACAGAGAGAGAATATTATTAAAGAGATTGCAAGTGATGAAATAAGCACAGGAAGAGGACTAAATCAAGAAATGTCATTGAAGCGACCTGGAGATACTCGTTGGAGTTCACATTACGGTACTCTTGTCAACTTGATACATTTATATTCTTCTATTGTTGATGTTCTTGAGTATGTTGGGGAGAATGGTCATGACTATTCAATAAGGGCTGAAGCTGATGATGTGCtagaaattataaatagttttgAGTTTGTCTTTGTGTTACATCTTATGAAGCAAATCTTGGGAATCACACATGAACTCTCCCAAGTGCTACAAAAGAAAGATCAAGACATTGTTAATGCGATGAATCTTGTCAAGGTAGCAAAATCACGTCTGCAAATATTGAGGGAAAAAGATTGGGATGTATTGCTTGCTGATGTTTCTAAGTTTTGTAGCAAATATGAACTGGATGTGCTTGACATGGAAGATGAGTTTGTAGCTCGAAAAAAGGAAGACGTAGAgctgagaaaatga